The DNA sequence CGTGGGCCGCGCGAGTTCAGCGGTGGCCGCATCCTCGGACCCGGTGAGCTGGGCGGCGAGGAGATGATGGGCCTGCAGGCGCCCTGGCTGGCCTTTGTCGGCGAACACGACGACGTCGACGCGCATTCGACGCTCGTGTTCGCGCACGCGCCGGAGAACGACGGCGCGATCCACGAGTCGCACTGGTTCGTCCGTTCCCGGGACACACCGACCGTGGCGATCTCGTGGGCGTTCTTCGAAGAATTCTCCCTGCCACCGGGGGAGAGCTTCTCCTACCGCTACCGGGTGGTCGTCGCCGATGGGGCCTGGGACCGCGAGCGCGTCACCGCCTACCTCGGCACGCACGGGTTCTGAAGGGCAAGCCATGGACGAATTCCCTCTTCCGGGTGGCATTGGTGTCTCCCACCTGCGCGCTTACGACTGGGCGGCGGCGGACGGCGTCTGCGGTGGCAGCCCGCACCTGCACCTCGCTTGCACCGAGGCGTACGTCGTCACAGGTGGGCGCGGCGCGGTGCAGACGTTGAGTGTCGGCGGCTATGCCGAGACGCCGTTGGAGGCCGGGGTCATCGTGTGGTTCGCGCCGGGCACCGTGCACCGGATGGTGCAGGGCGGCGACCTGCGCGTCACCGTGCTCATGCAGAACAGTGGCCTGCCCGAGGCCGGTGACGCCGTGTTCACTTTTCCGCCCACGGTGCTCGACGACCCTGCCGCGTACGCCGAGGCCGCAGCGTCGCCGAAAACCGACGACGCCGCCCGGCAGCGCCGTGACCTGGCGATTCGCGGCTACCTGCCGCTGCGGGAGGCGCTGCTCGACGGCGACCCGGAGCCACTGCGGGCGTTCCACCGGGCGGCGGTCGGGCTCGTCGCCCCGAAGGTCGGGGAGTGGGTGCCGCGGTGGCAAGCGGGGGCACTCAAAGCCGCGGAACTGACCGGCGCCCACCTCAAGGCGCTCGCCGACGGCGATGGGAGTCATCTCGAGCGGTCGGAGGTGCGGGTCGCGACGCCGTCGAACCCCGACGGCTACGGCATGTGCGGTCGGCGCGCCGAATACGACATCCCCGGGGTGACCGCGCCGTACGGCGGGGACGAAATCTCGACGTGGAAGGCCGGTAGTTGATGAACCAGACCATCGGAGTGCTACTCAACGGGGTCACCGGCCGGATGGGCTACCGCCAGCACCTGCTGCGGTCGGTGTTGGCGATCCGCGAACAGGGCGGAGTTTCGTTGCCGGACGGCACCCGCGCGCAGCTCGAGCCGATCCTCGCCGGGCGCAACGCCGTCAAGCTCAAAGAGCTCGCCGAGCGGCACGGCCTGACGTCGTGGACCACCGACGTCGACACGGCGTTGGAGGACGTGCAGATCTACTTCGACGCGCAGCTGACGTCGGCGCGCGAGCCGGCCGTGCGGGCGGCGATCGCCGCGGGCAAGCACGTCTACGCAGAGAAGCCGCTGGCCGACACGTTGACGGCGGCGCTGGAACTGGCGGGTCTCGCTCGGGACGCCGGGATCTGTCACGGCGTCGTGCACGACAAACTGTTCCTGCCCGGCCTGCGAAAACTGCGGCGACTGGTGGAAGGCGGCTTTTTCGGGCGGATCCTGTCCGTTCGCGGCGAATTCGGCTACTGGGTCTTCGAGGGCGACTGGCAGGATGCGCAGAGGCCGAGCTGGAACTACCGTGCGGAGGACGGTGGCGGAATCGTGCTGGACATGTTCTGCCACTGGAACTACGTGCTGGAGAACCTTTTCGGCCGGGTTTCGGCAGTGACCGCGAAAGCGACAACGCACATTCCGCGCCGCTGGGACGAGCAGGGAGAGGCGTACGCGGCAACGGCGGACGACGCCGCGTACGGCATCTTCGAGCTCGAGTCGGGGGCGATCGCGCAGATCAACTCGTCGTGGTCGGTGCGGGTCTTTCGCGACGAATTGGTCGAGTTCCAGGTGGACGGCACCGAGGGCAGCGCGGTGGCCGGCCTGCGGCGGTGCCGTGTGCAACACCGGTCGGCGACGCCCAAGCCGGTGTGGAACCCGGACCTGCCGGCGACCGAGGCGTTCCGGGACCAGTGGGCCGAGGTGCCGGACAACGCCGAGTTCGACAACGGGTTCAAAGCGCAGTGGGAGGAGTTCGTCCGGGACGTGGTCGCCGGACGGCAACACCGCTACGACTTCTTCTCGGCCGCGCGGGGACTGCAGCTCGCGGAGGCTGGACTGGCGTCGTCCGCGGAGGGACGGCGGGTCGAGTTGAAGCCACTGACCTGACCGGATGCCGCGGGGATTGTGGGCGGTGAAGTGACGACGGCCGGCTGAGGTGAGCGGCGGGTGCCGGCGACGTGGCTTGTGGGGCGACGACGCGGCTGATCTGTATCGGCGGGTCGCCGGCCGAGGCGAGGGGGCGCTGCTGGTGATGTGGTCGGTTGGCGACTATGCGGCTGACCCGGACCTGGCCGGTCGCCGGCCGAGGCGAGTGGACCCGCCACCGATGCCGTGGTCTGTTGGGCGACAAGGCGGATGGGCTGGGATCCGGTGGGCGTTGGCTGAGGTGGGTGGGCGCGGGTATGGGGGACGTGGTCTGTTGGGCGACTACGCGGTTGGGGCTGGGGCTGGCGGGCCACCAGACGGGCGTGCGGGCGCGGGTACTGGGCCGTAGTCGATGGGCGACCACGCGGGTTGAGCCGGGACTGACGAGTCATCGGCTGGGGCCGCTGATGGGCACCGATGGCGTGGTCGGCTGCGTGGCGAGGCCGCTCGGTTGGGTCGGGACGGCCGCCGGCTGGGGCAACGACGCCGACCGGGACCGCTGGTTCGACGCGGACGAGGCCTCGCCTAGGGATTCATCGACCACATCGTCGCCCGCGAACAGGCGACGGCCTGACTCTCTGCGCAGAGGCCGATGACGTGGTCGGCCGGACGACGACATGGCTGGACCCGAGGTCAGCGGATTGCCGGGCGCGGTCCAGGTGGTGTTGTAGCGGGAGCGACAACGACCGCGGCTCCAGTTGAGAAGTGGTCAGGTCAGCGGGACTGGTCAGTCCTTGCCGTTGCCGCCGCCGGAGGTGGCTGGGGTGATCAGGACCACTCGGTCGTCGCTCGAGACCGGGGTGCCGCCGTCCTTGTTGACCGTTCCCGCGACCGCCAGCTGCGGGTTGATCATGCTGATTCCCGCGAGGCGGCCGTACGTGATCGGGGGCTTGCCTGTCTTGCCGTCGAGGCTGACCGTCGGCTTGCCGCTGACCGCGCCCTCCGCCGTGACCGGGAGGTTCTGCAGGTTTCCGGCCAAGGACGTGCCCACCGAGACCGAGCCGTTGGCGTCGACGAAATCCGCGCAACCCGCTACGCCCGGCTTGTCCGGCCAGGTCCACGCCGGGGCCGTGAGTGGCCGGCCGCTCTGGATCCGGTACAGCGCGTCCTTGTCGGCCAGCCGGTCGGTGACCCAGACGCGGCCGCCGTCGGCCGAGGCGCACAGGCCGCCCGGGGCGTGGAGGCCGGACGCCACCGCCATGGCGCCGTTCGGGTTGCCCGCCGCGGCCTTGCCGGACGTGTCGATCCGCAGCACCTTGCCCGCCAGCGACGACGGGTCGGCCGCCGCGTTCGGGTTGCCCGCGTCGCCCGTCGCGACCAGGAGCGCGCCGCGGTTGTCCGTGCCCAGCGAGCCACGGTTGCCGGTCGCGCCCTTCGGGATGCCCGTGAGCACCGGCTTCGGCGTCTGGCCCTTCGCGAAGCGGACGACCCGGTTATCCGTCGCCGTCGTCACATAAGCGAACACGAGCTGGTCCTCGACGTACGACGGCGACAGCGCGAGGCCGGTCAGGCCGCCGTCGCCGGCCGCCTGGACGTCGAGCTTCGCGAACTCCGTGGCGTCCTTGCCCGCCGTGGCCAGCAGGACGCGGCCGCTCTTGCGCTCGCCCGCGAGCGCGCTCGGCGTGGAGCCGTCGCCCGGCAGACCGGCGACCGCGGCCACCGTGTCGAGGCAGGTCGCGATCACCGTCTGGTCGAAATCCTTGCAACCCTGCGGCGGCGGGATTGTCGTGGCCTGCTGACCTGGGCGGCTCTGCTGGCCGTCGCCGCCGGAGTCCGAGCCGGGGCCTTGGATCTCGGGCGGGGATTCGGGGCTGGCCACGGGTGCGGGGCTGAACGTCTGGCCCGCCGCGGTGTCGTCGAACCGCGCGCAGCCGGCGGGCAGCACGACGCCGCAGGCCAGGATCGCCAGCAGAGCCGACCGGTACCGGGTTCGCATGATCCCCCAGCCTAGGGGCCGGTACGTGAACCATGGGTGAGTACTCCTCCATTACCGTGGCGATCATGACGCTGACCGTGCTGGTGCCCGACGACGAAGGGCTGTCCGTGCTGGCCGAGGTGCCGCGGGTGCTCCCGGTGCGCTACCAGGCGGGCGAGCCGGTGCCGCCCGAGGCCGCGAAGGCCGAGGTGCTCATCCCCGGCAAACACCGCGCCGGCGACGAGCTGTGGCGTGCGCTGCCGAACTTGAAGCTGATCCAGCTGCTGTCCGCCGGCGCCGAGGACTGGGTCGGCAAGGTGCCCGACGGCGTCCTGCTCTCCACCTGCCGCGGCGCGCACGGCGGCAGCACCGCCGAGTGGGTCGTCGCCGTGCTGTTGTCGATTTATCGCAAACTCGACGTCTTCGCCGACGCGCGCCGCGAGGGCCGCTGGGCGCGGCAGACCGCCGACACTTTGCAGGGCAAGCGCGTCCTCGTGATCGGGGCCGGCGACCTTGGGCAGCACCTGCGGCGGCGGCTCGAACCGTTCGACACGCGCTGCACCATGGTCGGGCTGACCGCCCGGGACGGCGTGCACGGCGTGCAGGAGCTGCCTGGGCTGCTCGGCCTGCACGACGCCGTCGTGTTGATGGTGCCGCTGACCTCGCGTACCCGCGGGATGGTCGACGCGGAGTTCCTGGCCGAGATGCGGGACGGTGCGGTGCTGGTCAACGTGGCGCGAGGCAGCGTCGTGGACACCGACGCCCTGGTCGCCGAACTGACCACGGGCCGGTTGCGGGCCGCGCTCGACGTCACCGATCCTGAGCCGCCGCCTGCCGGTCATCCGCTGTGGACCGCGCCGGGGCTGCTGCTGACCCCGCACGTCGGCGGGACCGTGCGTGGCGTGCGCGGGCGGTCGTACGCCGTCGCCGCGGCCGAGATCGCGCGGTACGCCGGGGGTGAGCTGCCGGACAACCTGGTGCACGGGGAGTACTGAGCGCGGCGCGCTGCCTCGCCAGGCCCGCGCGGATCCCCTACCCTTCGCGCGTGACCAGTGCAGACGACTTCTCGCAGCAGCCCACCAGCGTCCTGTCGGGTGTCGAGGACAACGGGCCGGCCGACGACGGCCCCCGCCAGGGCGGGCTCGGGCTCGGCCTGCTGATCCTGCGGCTGGCGCTCGGCGTGACCATGGGGGCGCACGGCCTGCAGCACCTGTTCGGCCTGTTCGGCGGGCCCGGTATCGGTGGGTTCGCGCGGGTGCTGGAGACGTTCGGCTACCACAAGCAGACGACGCTCCTGTCGTGGATCACCGGCGTCACGGAGCTCGCCGGCGGTGTGCTCGTGGTCGTCGGGTTGTTCACGCCGCTGGCCGCGGCGGGGCTGCTGGGGGTGGCCGCGAACGCCGTGTACGCGAAGTTCCACGGCGGGTTCTTCGAGGGGCAGGGCCAGGGCTTCGAGTTCGAGCTGGTGCTCGGTCTTTCCGCGTTGAGCCTGCTGTTCACCGGGGCCGGACCGATTTCGCTGGAGCGGAACACCCCGTGGCGACGGCGGCCGCTGCCGCTCGGGCTGGTCTCGCTGCTGCTGGCCGCGGCGGCCTCGGTCGTGGTCATCGTGCTGACCCGCTGAAGACCCTGGGGACGACGTCCTGGCCTGGATCGCGGACTGTGGACAACTGCTGATCCGGTTTGCGGGCTGTGGACAACTTGGCTGTGTGGGCCGGGAGTTGTCGGTGGTCGCCGGTAGCGTGGAAAACGGGGGTACCCCCGCAGGCGGGGGGAGCTCAACGCGATCTTGCGACGGGGGCGGTTCCGCGGAGGTCGGCTCCGGTGGGTAGGAGGACATCCTGGGATCGGCGACGGTCGGCTGGGAGTGGTGGCCGCCGGTTCGAATATGCGGTGACCGACTGGGCAAGTGCCTGATCGCGCGAAGGCCGGCCGCGAGGAATGGCTGAAGCCGTCCGCGACAGCGCGAAAGTTGCCGCCGGGAGCGGTGAAGAACGCTCTCGCCGATGCGAAGGCCATCTCCGGGGTACCGCAAAGGCGTAGCCGACGGGCGAAGGCCGGCCAGGTGAACGGCGAAGGCGACACTCCGACAGCGCGAAGGCCGCCCCCGACGAAACGGGGGCGGCCTTCGTTGGCTCAATCCAGGCAGGCGACGTCGACCGCCCCGACGGAACGGGAGAGGCCATCGTTAGCTCAAGCCAGGCTCCTGCAGGCAGGCGACGTCGACCGCCGACAGCTCCTCGATGCGGCCGCGCAGCGCCTTCACCTCGCGCGCCGTGCGATCCCGCTCTTCCGCGCCCGTCTTGGCCTTCTTGCGCAGGATGGCGATAACGCCCCGCGCCTCCGCCGGCTCGCGCTTGGCGCGGTTACTTGTTCGGGTCGCGGACCGCGCCCGTGTCGGCCGATGTCGCCATGCGGGCGTACGCGCGCAAGGCCGCCGTGATCGGGCGTTCGCGGTCCTTCGGCTGCCACGGGCGCTCGGACGTCTCCATCTTCGACCGGCGCTCCGCCAGGACCTCCGGGTCCACCAGCAGTTCCAGCCGGCGCTCGTGGACGTCCAGCAGGATCCGGTCGCCGTTTTCGACCAGCGCGATCAGGCCGCCCGCCGCCGCTTCCGGGGAGATGTGGCCCACCGAGATGCCCGACGAACCTCCGGAGAAGCGGCCGTCGGTGATCAGGGCGCACTTCTTGCCCAGGCCCGAGCCCTTGAGGAAGGCCGTCGGGTGCAGCATTTCCTGCATGCCCGGGCCGCCCGCGGGGCCCTCGTAGCGGATGACCAGCACCTCGCCCGGCTGGATCTCCTTCTTGAGGATCGCCGACACGGCCTCCTCCTGGCTCTCCAGCACCCGCGCCGGGCCTTCGAAGCGCCACAGCTCCTCGTCGATGCCCGCGGACTTGATCACCGCGCCGTTCTCGGCGAGGTTGCCGCGCAGGATCGCCAGGCCGCCGTCCTTCGTGTACGCGTGCTCGACGTCGCGGATGCAGCCGCCCGCGGCGTCCGTGTCCAGCGACGACCAGCGGTTCTCCGTCGAGAACGCCTGCGTCGTGCGGACTCCGCCCGGTGCCGCGTGGAACAGCTCCACTGCGGTCTCAGAAGGCGACGACGCGCGGATGTCCCAGGCGGAAAGCCAGGACTCGATGTCGGGGGAGTGCACCGAGTGGACGCCGGTGTTGAGCAGCCCGCCGCGGTACAGCTCGCCCAGGATCGCCGGGATTCCGCCGGCGCGGTGGACGTCTTCCATGTGGTAGTCGGAGTTCGGCGCCACCTTGGACAGGCAGGGCACCCGGCGGCCGATCGCGTCGATGTCGGCGATCGTGAAGTCGACCTCGCCCTCCTGGGCGGCGGCGAGGATGTGCAGCACCGTGTTCGTCGAGCCGCCCATCGCCATGTCGAGGGCCATCGCGTTTTCGAACGCCGCCTTCGACGCGATCGAGCGCGGCAGCGCCGAGTCGTCGTCCTGCTCGTACCAGCGCTTGCAGAGCTCGACGACCGTCCGGCCGGCTTCCTCGAACAGCGCGCGACGCGCGGCGTGCGTGGCCAGCGTCGAGCCGTTGCCCGGCAGGGACAAGCCCAGGGCCTCGGTGAGGCAGTTCATCGAGTTCGCCGTGAACATGCCGGAGCACGAACCACACGTCGGGCACGCGGAACGCTCGACGATGTCGAGGCCTTCCTCGTCCACCTCGGGGCTCGCCGACGCGGCGATCGCGGTGATCAGGTCGGTCGGGGCCTGCGCGACGCCGCCCACGACCACGGCCTTGCCGGCCTCCATCGGGCCGCCGGAGACGAACACGACCGGGATGTTCAGCCGCATCGCGGCGTTGAGCATGCCCGGGGTGATCTTGTCGCAGTTGGAGATGCAGACGAGCGCGTCGGCCTGGTGCGCGTTGACCATGTACTCGACCGAGTCGGCGATGATCTCGCGCGAGGGCAGCGAGTAGAGCATGCCGGAGTGGCCCATCGCGATGCCGTCGTCGACGGCGATCGTGTGGAACTCGCGCGCGACGCCGCCGGCTTCCTTGACCGCGCCGGCGACGATCTCGCCGAGGTCCTTGAGGTGCACGTGGCCGGGCACGAACTGCGTGTAGGAGTTGGCGATCGCGACGATCGGCTTGCCGAAGTCGCTGTCGGTCATGCCGGTGGCGCGCCAGAGCGAGCGGGCGCCCGCCGCGTTGCGGCCGTGGGTGGTGGTCCGGGAACGGAGAGGCGGCACGGCGAACTCCCAGGTCGGATGGTGGCCAGGCGGAGGTTCGGGACGCTCCGGCGAAACTGGTCCTACCAATTTAGACCTTCACGAGGCTGCTTCGCCGCCGGGGTTACTCGCTGGGCGACGTCTCGGGCTTCGCGGGCTCGACGTCCTGGGTGTCCAGCAGTCCGCTCGGGTCGGCGACCAGCCCTTCGCTGACCAGCGACAACACCGGCAGGTGGCGGGTCCGCACGGTCGGCAGTGGCACCTTCGTGTCGTCGGTCAGCACCGCCTGGACGCGGGCCCGCTTGGTGATCGCCAGGCCCTTCAACGCCGACCACGGCACGTCACGGTGGCCGAACATCGTGCGCGTCGCCAGGCCCTTGCGGGTCGCGACGGTGCGGGTGCGGATCACGAACACCGCCAGCGCGATCGGGAAGACGTAGAGCCACTGCAGGTACGGGATCTCCCCGAGGGCGATCGGCGTCACGCAGATCGTCAGGAGCGCGATCGCCATGAACGACGTGCGGGGGATGCGGAAGACGGCCTTCCGGCCTTCGTCCTGCTCTTTTTCGGCCACGCCGAAATGGTGCACCGCCCGGCGCGAGCACCGGGAACCGGGTCCGCGCGGACGTGACACGCGCCGCGCCGGTGTCCACCATGCGGACTCACCGTCCCGCAGAGTTGACACTCGAGAGACCTTCGGACTAGCGTCAGCGTCGTGACACCGCTGACCGGCCTCGTACTTCCCAAGCGCGTCGACGCTTAGGGAAGTCTTTCCGCTGCGTCGACGCGCGACCCTCGTGCGACCTTACGGTCGGCGAGGGTTTTTTGTTGCCCGAGGGAAGCGATTCCCGGCCCCACCGCACAAAACCGACCCGAACGAGTGACACCGAGACCCACGAGGCAGAACCGATGACCAGTGCCACAAACCCGACGAAGCCGGGCCCGGCGCCCGGCGCGCCAGGAGCACGTCCGAAGCCGGCGCCGCCGGCGGGAACCCCGGTGCGCGTCACCGGCGCGCAGTCGCTCGTGCGCTCGCTCGAGGCGGTCGGCGCCGAGGTGGTCTTCGGGATTCCGGGCGGCACCATCCTGCCCGCCTACGACCCGCTGCTGGACTCCACGAAGGTCCGCCACATCCTGGTCCGCCACGAGCAGGGCGCCGGCCACGCCGCCACCGGCTACGCGCAGGCCACCGGCAAGGTCGGCGTCTGCATGGCCACCTCCGGTCCCGGCGCGACCAACCTGGTCACCCCGCTGGCCGACGCGAACATGGACTCCGTCCCGGTCGTGGCCATCACCGGCCAGCAGAGCCGGGCGCTGATCGGCACCGACGCATTCCAGGAAGCCGACATCTGCGGCATCACCATGCCGATCACCAAGCACAACTTCCTCGTCACGGACCCCGCGGACATCCCGCGGACCATCGCCGAGGCGTTCCACCTGGCGTCGACGGGCCGACCCGGCCCGGTCCTGGTGGACATCCCCAAGGACGTGCTGCAGGAGATGACCTCGTTCTCCTGGCCGACCGAGCTGCGGCTCCCGGGTTACCGCCCGACGCTGCGCCCGCACGGCAAGCAGGTCCGCGAAGCCGCGAAGCTCGTCGCGAAGTCACGCCGCCCGGTGCTGTACGTCGGTGGCGGCGTGATCAAGGCGGAAGCACACGAGCAGCTGAAGCAGCTCGCCGAGCTGACCGGCATCCCCGTCGTCACCACGTTGATGGCGCGCGGCGCGTTCCCCGACTCGCACCCGCAGCACCTCGGCATGCCGGGGATGCACGGCACGGTCGCCGCGGTCGCCGCGATGCAGCGCGCCGACCTGCTGATCGCGCTCGGCGCCCGCTTCGACGACCGCGTCACCGGCCAGTTGTCGTCGTTCGCGCCGGACGCCGCGATCGTGCACGCCGACATCGACCCGGCCGAGATCTCCAAGAACCGCAAGGCGGACGTCCCGATCGTGGGCGACTGCAAGGAGATCATCGGCGAGCTGATCACGGCCGTGCAGACCGAATTCGACCACGGCGGCAAGCCCGACCTCACCGACTGGTGGACCCAGGCCGACGGCTGGCGCAAGAACTACCCGGCCGGTTACGAGTGGCCGGACGACGGTTCGCTGTCGCCGCAGTACGTCATCGAGCGGATCGGCCAGATCGTCGGCCCGGACGCGGTGTACGCCGCCGGTGTCGGCCAGCACCAGATGTGGGCCGCGCAGTTCGTCAAGTACGAGAACCCGCGCACCTGGATCAACTCCGGCG is a window from the Amycolatopsis sp. NBC_00355 genome containing:
- a CDS encoding cupin domain-containing protein: MDEFPLPGGIGVSHLRAYDWAAADGVCGGSPHLHLACTEAYVVTGGRGAVQTLSVGGYAETPLEAGVIVWFAPGTVHRMVQGGDLRVTVLMQNSGLPEAGDAVFTFPPTVLDDPAAYAEAAASPKTDDAARQRRDLAIRGYLPLREALLDGDPEPLRAFHRAAVGLVAPKVGEWVPRWQAGALKAAELTGAHLKALADGDGSHLERSEVRVATPSNPDGYGMCGRRAEYDIPGVTAPYGGDEISTWKAGS
- a CDS encoding Gfo/Idh/MocA family protein produces the protein MNQTIGVLLNGVTGRMGYRQHLLRSVLAIREQGGVSLPDGTRAQLEPILAGRNAVKLKELAERHGLTSWTTDVDTALEDVQIYFDAQLTSAREPAVRAAIAAGKHVYAEKPLADTLTAALELAGLARDAGICHGVVHDKLFLPGLRKLRRLVEGGFFGRILSVRGEFGYWVFEGDWQDAQRPSWNYRAEDGGGIVLDMFCHWNYVLENLFGRVSAVTAKATTHIPRRWDEQGEAYAATADDAAYGIFELESGAIAQINSSWSVRVFRDELVEFQVDGTEGSAVAGLRRCRVQHRSATPKPVWNPDLPATEAFRDQWAEVPDNAEFDNGFKAQWEEFVRDVVAGRQHRYDFFSAARGLQLAEAGLASSAEGRRVELKPLT
- a CDS encoding PQQ-dependent sugar dehydrogenase, with the protein product MRTRYRSALLAILACGVVLPAGCARFDDTAAGQTFSPAPVASPESPPEIQGPGSDSGGDGQQSRPGQQATTIPPPQGCKDFDQTVIATCLDTVAAVAGLPGDGSTPSALAGERKSGRVLLATAGKDATEFAKLDVQAAGDGGLTGLALSPSYVEDQLVFAYVTTATDNRVVRFAKGQTPKPVLTGIPKGATGNRGSLGTDNRGALLVATGDAGNPNAAADPSSLAGKVLRIDTSGKAAAGNPNGAMAVASGLHAPGGLCASADGGRVWVTDRLADKDALYRIQSGRPLTAPAWTWPDKPGVAGCADFVDANGSVSVGTSLAGNLQNLPVTAEGAVSGKPTVSLDGKTGKPPITYGRLAGISMINPQLAVAGTVNKDGGTPVSSDDRVVLITPATSGGGNGKD
- a CDS encoding 2-hydroxyacid dehydrogenase, which translates into the protein MTLTVLVPDDEGLSVLAEVPRVLPVRYQAGEPVPPEAAKAEVLIPGKHRAGDELWRALPNLKLIQLLSAGAEDWVGKVPDGVLLSTCRGAHGGSTAEWVVAVLLSIYRKLDVFADARREGRWARQTADTLQGKRVLVIGAGDLGQHLRRRLEPFDTRCTMVGLTARDGVHGVQELPGLLGLHDAVVLMVPLTSRTRGMVDAEFLAEMRDGAVLVNVARGSVVDTDALVAELTTGRLRAALDVTDPEPPPAGHPLWTAPGLLLTPHVGGTVRGVRGRSYAVAAAEIARYAGGELPDNLVHGEY
- a CDS encoding DoxX family protein; translation: MTSADDFSQQPTSVLSGVEDNGPADDGPRQGGLGLGLLILRLALGVTMGAHGLQHLFGLFGGPGIGGFARVLETFGYHKQTTLLSWITGVTELAGGVLVVVGLFTPLAAAGLLGVAANAVYAKFHGGFFEGQGQGFEFELVLGLSALSLLFTGAGPISLERNTPWRRRPLPLGLVSLLLAAAASVVVIVLTR
- the ilvD gene encoding dihydroxy-acid dehydratase, with the translated sequence MPPLRSRTTTHGRNAAGARSLWRATGMTDSDFGKPIVAIANSYTQFVPGHVHLKDLGEIVAGAVKEAGGVAREFHTIAVDDGIAMGHSGMLYSLPSREIIADSVEYMVNAHQADALVCISNCDKITPGMLNAAMRLNIPVVFVSGGPMEAGKAVVVGGVAQAPTDLITAIAASASPEVDEEGLDIVERSACPTCGSCSGMFTANSMNCLTEALGLSLPGNGSTLATHAARRALFEEAGRTVVELCKRWYEQDDDSALPRSIASKAAFENAMALDMAMGGSTNTVLHILAAAQEGEVDFTIADIDAIGRRVPCLSKVAPNSDYHMEDVHRAGGIPAILGELYRGGLLNTGVHSVHSPDIESWLSAWDIRASSPSETAVELFHAAPGGVRTTQAFSTENRWSSLDTDAAGGCIRDVEHAYTKDGGLAILRGNLAENGAVIKSAGIDEELWRFEGPARVLESQEEAVSAILKKEIQPGEVLVIRYEGPAGGPGMQEMLHPTAFLKGSGLGKKCALITDGRFSGGSSGISVGHISPEAAAGGLIALVENGDRILLDVHERRLELLVDPEVLAERRSKMETSERPWQPKDRERPITAALRAYARMATSADTGAVRDPNK
- a CDS encoding PH domain-containing protein, producing MAEKEQDEGRKAVFRIPRTSFMAIALLTICVTPIALGEIPYLQWLYVFPIALAVFVIRTRTVATRKGLATRTMFGHRDVPWSALKGLAITKRARVQAVLTDDTKVPLPTVRTRHLPVLSLVSEGLVADPSGLLDTQDVEPAKPETSPSE
- a CDS encoding acetolactate synthase large subunit; the protein is MRVTGAQSLVRSLEAVGAEVVFGIPGGTILPAYDPLLDSTKVRHILVRHEQGAGHAATGYAQATGKVGVCMATSGPGATNLVTPLADANMDSVPVVAITGQQSRALIGTDAFQEADICGITMPITKHNFLVTDPADIPRTIAEAFHLASTGRPGPVLVDIPKDVLQEMTSFSWPTELRLPGYRPTLRPHGKQVREAAKLVAKSRRPVLYVGGGVIKAEAHEQLKQLAELTGIPVVTTLMARGAFPDSHPQHLGMPGMHGTVAAVAAMQRADLLIALGARFDDRVTGQLSSFAPDAAIVHADIDPAEISKNRKADVPIVGDCKEIIGELITAVQTEFDHGGKPDLTDWWTQADGWRKNYPAGYEWPDDGSLSPQYVIERIGQIVGPDAVYAAGVGQHQMWAAQFVKYENPRTWINSGGLGTMGYAVPAAMGAQFGVPGTQVWAIDGDGCFQMTNQELATCAIEGAPIKVAVINNGNLGMVRQWQNLFYSERYSNTDLGTHKHRIPDFVLLAEALGCAGLRCETKEDVDATIRRAMEINDRPVVIDFVVGKDAQVWPMVAAGTGNDEIMAVRGIRPLFDDDEVSVETTEAAAEAAGEGER